From a single Cydia amplana chromosome 10, ilCydAmpl1.1, whole genome shotgun sequence genomic region:
- the LOC134651872 gene encoding organic cation transporter protein-like isoform X1, translated as MKEQEAKSSSARVDCDELLARLGGWFRARVLLCAALAAVQVGLLHTTYIFLAADVPYRCMVPECEAPNSTEFSAAWTAAALPEHGRAHRCSRRVPLDPTLPCEANSAFSEDAVTCDQWLYASANTIVTEFNLACQEWKRTLVGTIHNIGMLVSLPILGYVSDRWGRKTALILSCVLVGAIGSLKAFSISYEMYVIVEFLETVAGASAFPAAFIMTIELLGQEKRVLTTAFLGIMLVIGGLSFALLAKAFQYWRTFILVVYPPSLLFLLYIYFLPESIRWLLSKGRKEDALEIITKAAKMNDVSLSEETIKQLQEAKAPVEKKEEEVGLWMQVFRSPIIMRRLAICSWWWITCTFVFYGLAINSVSLAGDKYTNYMLVVSVEVIAVVTNALVLDRIGRKRTLLIAYIVCGISCVAIAFVPRSMSWLATLLYLVGKIAITQAFSGVYMYTSELFPTHARHSLLGFCSMVGRLGSIVAPQMPLLAIYVEWLPSVLFGSTALVAGALMLTTPETLNTRLPDTIQEAEELANQHKKPENLEMKAC; from the exons ATGAAGGAGCAAGAAGCCAAGTCCTCGTCAGCCAGGGTGGACTGCGACGAGTTGCTGGCGCGGCTCGGCGGCTGGTTCCGAGCCAGGGTGCTGCTGTGTGCTGCGCTGGCCGCCGTGCAGGTCGGCCTGCTGCACACCACCTACATCTTCCTGGCTGCCGACGTGCCCTACAG ATGCATGGTCCCCGAGTGCGAAGCGCCCAACAGCACTGAGTTCAGCGCGGCATGGACGGCGGCAGCACTGCCCGAGCACGGCCGCGCGCACCGATGTTCCCGCAGGGTCCCACTCGACCCCACCCTCCCCTGCGAGGCTAACAGCGCATTCAGTGAAGATGCAGTAACTTGTGACCAGTGGCTGTACGCTTCCGCTAATACCATCGTGACCGAG TTCAACCTAGCCTGCCAGGAGTGGAAGCGGACGCTGGTCGGCACCATCCACAATATAGGCATGCTGGTGTCGCTGCCCATCCTCGGCTACGTCTCTGACCG TTGGGGCCGTAAAACAGCGCTGATCCTGTCATGCGTGCTCGTGGGGGCCATTGGCTCTCTAAAGGCATTCTCCATCTCCTACGAGATGTACGTCATCGTGGAGTTCCTGGAGACGGTGGCTGGTGCTAGCGCTTTCCCTGCTGCCTTCATTATGA CGATCGAGCTCCTCGGCCAAGAGAAGCGAGTGTTAACTACAGCCTTCCTCGGCATCATGCTCGTCATCGGCGGCCTGAGCTTCGCGCTCCTCGCCAAGGCCTTCCAGTACTGGCGCACCTTCATCCTCGTTGTCTACCCACCTTCCCTCCTCTTCCTTCTTTATATATACTTCCTCCCAGAAAGCATTAGATGGCTACTCTCTAAAGGACGTAAGGAAGACGCTTTAGAAATTATAACTAAAGCAGCGAAGATGAATGATGTATCTCTTTCGGAAGAGACGATTAAACAGCTTCAAGAAGCTAAAGCGCCTGTGgaaaagaaagaagaagaagtagGATTATGGATGCAAGTGTTCAGGTCTCCGATCATCATGCGGCGCCTAGCGATCTGCTCGTGGTGGTGGATCACTTGCACATTCGTGTTCTACGGGCTCGCCATCAACTCGGTGTCGCTGGCGGGCGACAAGTACACCAACTACATGCTGGTGGTGTCCGTGGAGGTGATCGCGGTGGTCACCAACGCGCTGGTGCTGGACCGAATTGGGCGCAAGCGAACGCTGCTCATCGCGTATATTGTTTGTGGGATTTCTTGCGTTGCCATCGCTTTTGTGCCTCGTT CGATGTCGTGGCTAGCGACACTGCTGTACCTGGTGGGCAAGATCGCCATCACGCAAGCCTTCAGCGGCGTATATATGTACACGTCAGAGCTATTTCCCACGCACGCGCGCCACAGTTTGCTGGGATTCTGCTCTATGGTCGGCAGACTTGGCTCTATCGTGGCTCCACAAATGCCTCTACTG GCAATCTACGTAGAGTGGCTTCCATCGGTCCTGTTCGGCAGCACAGCACTAGTGGCAGGCGCTCTCATGCTGACCACGCCAGAAACCCTCAACACTCGGTTACCTGACACCATTCAAGAGGCTGAAGAGCTTGCCAACCAACATAAGAAGCCTGAAAACTTGGAGATGAAAGCCTGCTAG
- the LOC134651872 gene encoding organic cation transporter protein-like isoform X2, whose amino-acid sequence MAEKAPGVDCDALMKELGQFRRFHLLNYILMALVSYTAAHYAINYVFLAADVPYRCMVPECEAPNSTEFSAAWTAAALPEHGRAHRCSRRVPLDPTLPCEANSAFSEDAVTCDQWLYASANTIVTEFNLACQEWKRTLVGTIHNIGMLVSLPILGYVSDRWGRKTALILSCVLVGAIGSLKAFSISYEMYVIVEFLETVAGASAFPAAFIMTIELLGQEKRVLTTAFLGIMLVIGGLSFALLAKAFQYWRTFILVVYPPSLLFLLYIYFLPESIRWLLSKGRKEDALEIITKAAKMNDVSLSEETIKQLQEAKAPVEKKEEEVGLWMQVFRSPIIMRRLAICSWWWITCTFVFYGLAINSVSLAGDKYTNYMLVVSVEVIAVVTNALVLDRIGRKRTLLIAYIVCGISCVAIAFVPRSMSWLATLLYLVGKIAITQAFSGVYMYTSELFPTHARHSLLGFCSMVGRLGSIVAPQMPLLAIYVEWLPSVLFGSTALVAGALMLTTPETLNTRLPDTIQEAEELANQHKKPENLEMKAC is encoded by the exons ATGGCGGAGAAGGCACCGGGAGTGGACTGCGATGCCCTGATGAAGGAGCTGGGGCAGTTCCGGCGGTTCCACCTCCTCAATTACATCCTGATGGCGCTGGTCAGCTACACGGCTGCTCACTACGCCATCAACTACGTGTTCCTCGCTGCCGATGTGCCCTACAG ATGCATGGTCCCCGAGTGCGAAGCGCCCAACAGCACTGAGTTCAGCGCGGCATGGACGGCGGCAGCACTGCCCGAGCACGGCCGCGCGCACCGATGTTCCCGCAGGGTCCCACTCGACCCCACCCTCCCCTGCGAGGCTAACAGCGCATTCAGTGAAGATGCAGTAACTTGTGACCAGTGGCTGTACGCTTCCGCTAATACCATCGTGACCGAG TTCAACCTAGCCTGCCAGGAGTGGAAGCGGACGCTGGTCGGCACCATCCACAATATAGGCATGCTGGTGTCGCTGCCCATCCTCGGCTACGTCTCTGACCG TTGGGGCCGTAAAACAGCGCTGATCCTGTCATGCGTGCTCGTGGGGGCCATTGGCTCTCTAAAGGCATTCTCCATCTCCTACGAGATGTACGTCATCGTGGAGTTCCTGGAGACGGTGGCTGGTGCTAGCGCTTTCCCTGCTGCCTTCATTATGA CGATCGAGCTCCTCGGCCAAGAGAAGCGAGTGTTAACTACAGCCTTCCTCGGCATCATGCTCGTCATCGGCGGCCTGAGCTTCGCGCTCCTCGCCAAGGCCTTCCAGTACTGGCGCACCTTCATCCTCGTTGTCTACCCACCTTCCCTCCTCTTCCTTCTTTATATATACTTCCTCCCAGAAAGCATTAGATGGCTACTCTCTAAAGGACGTAAGGAAGACGCTTTAGAAATTATAACTAAAGCAGCGAAGATGAATGATGTATCTCTTTCGGAAGAGACGATTAAACAGCTTCAAGAAGCTAAAGCGCCTGTGgaaaagaaagaagaagaagtagGATTATGGATGCAAGTGTTCAGGTCTCCGATCATCATGCGGCGCCTAGCGATCTGCTCGTGGTGGTGGATCACTTGCACATTCGTGTTCTACGGGCTCGCCATCAACTCGGTGTCGCTGGCGGGCGACAAGTACACCAACTACATGCTGGTGGTGTCCGTGGAGGTGATCGCGGTGGTCACCAACGCGCTGGTGCTGGACCGAATTGGGCGCAAGCGAACGCTGCTCATCGCGTATATTGTTTGTGGGATTTCTTGCGTTGCCATCGCTTTTGTGCCTCGTT CGATGTCGTGGCTAGCGACACTGCTGTACCTGGTGGGCAAGATCGCCATCACGCAAGCCTTCAGCGGCGTATATATGTACACGTCAGAGCTATTTCCCACGCACGCGCGCCACAGTTTGCTGGGATTCTGCTCTATGGTCGGCAGACTTGGCTCTATCGTGGCTCCACAAATGCCTCTACTG GCAATCTACGTAGAGTGGCTTCCATCGGTCCTGTTCGGCAGCACAGCACTAGTGGCAGGCGCTCTCATGCTGACCACGCCAGAAACCCTCAACACTCGGTTACCTGACACCATTCAAGAGGCTGAAGAGCTTGCCAACCAACATAAGAAGCCTGAAAACTTGGAGATGAAAGCCTGCTAG